A window of Mesomycoplasma lagogenitalium contains these coding sequences:
- a CDS encoding class I SAM-dependent RNA methyltransferase — MQNLTKILFYNQKGEGVGIYNHKPIYLPFTILNEIVEFKVISQEKNYYKGTAVKIIEKSNNRIDNLPENYQFIGGYELMHMNLQAEKEYKIYTLKSIFKQIAKIDLEDKNINYFQGEKEYRYRNKITLFDGGLKKKNSNEIYYLNDFLLTDIIPKTDKKGKIIIRKLNTLIEGKKTDNLYTYDQMEDLVFKVSIGSFYQVNKEVALKIYQKILDFIDEDEQVVYDLYAGIATISSFLTKKAQKVIAVEINKNSYKDALYNKKINNLNNLKIVNEEVSKFLAREKELKSTVVVDPDRTGLKKEVLNQLIRLLPNKIIYLSCNVATQASDLAKLKQYYQIDYIEIFNMFPKTYHIENLIVLTLK, encoded by the coding sequence AAATGAAATTGTAGAATTTAAAGTGATTAGCCAAGAAAAAAATTATTATAAAGGAACTGCTGTAAAAATTATTGAAAAATCTAATAATAGAATTGATAATTTACCAGAAAATTATCAATTTATTGGCGGATATGAACTAATGCATATGAATTTGCAAGCAGAAAAGGAATATAAAATTTATACTTTAAAATCAATTTTCAAACAAATTGCTAAAATTGATTTAGAAGATAAAAATATTAATTATTTTCAAGGGGAAAAAGAATATCGCTATAGAAATAAAATTACTTTATTTGATGGCGGATTAAAAAAGAAAAATTCTAATGAAATATACTATTTAAATGACTTTTTGTTAACTGATATTATTCCTAAAACAGATAAAAAAGGCAAAATTATAATTAGAAAACTAAACACTTTAATTGAAGGCAAAAAAACTGATAATTTATATACATATGATCAAATGGAAGATTTGGTTTTTAAAGTATCCATTGGTTCATTTTATCAAGTTAATAAAGAAGTAGCATTAAAAATTTATCAAAAAATTTTAGATTTTATTGATGAAGATGAACAAGTTGTTTACGATTTATATGCAGGAATAGCAACAATTAGTAGTTTTTTAACTAAAAAGGCACAAAAAGTAATAGCAGTTGAAATAAATAAAAATTCATATAAAGATGCACTTTATAACAAAAAAATAAATAATTTAAATAACTTAAAAATTGTTAATGAAGAAGTATCGAAATTTTTAGCAAGAGAAAAAGAATTAAAATCCACAGTTGTTGTCGATCCTGATCGCACAGGATTGAAAAAAGAGGTTTTAAATCAGTTAATAAGATTATTGCCTAATAAAATTATTTATTTATCTTGTAATGTAGCGACTCAAGCTAGTGATTTAGCTAAATTAAAACAATATTATCAAATTGATTATATTGAAATTTTCAATATGTTTCCTAAAACATATCATATTGAAAATTTAATAGTATTAACTTTAAAATAA
- a CDS encoding YneF family protein, whose amino-acid sequence MLKNFNETTQNIVHEAGGVGLGGWIGIVIAVAIILFIAGGIIGMIVSKKMFEKQLKENPPINEKMIRAMFLQMGRKASETQIKAVMRSMKNAK is encoded by the coding sequence ATGTTAAAAAATTTTAATGAAACAACCCAAAATATCGTGCACGAAGCTGGTGGAGTAGGTTTAGGCGGATGAATTGGAATTGTAATAGCAGTAGCTATCATTTTATTTATTGCTGGAGGAATTATTGGAATGATAGTTTCGAAAAAAATGTTTGAAAAGCAATTAAAAGAAAATCCGCCAATTAATGAAAAAATGATTAGAGCAATGTTTTTACAAATGGGAAGAAAAGCATCCGAAACACAAATTAAAGCAGTTATGCGCTCAATGAAAAATGCAAAGTAA
- the asnS gene encoding asparagine--tRNA ligase, with the protein MTIKQIILNANDYDGQKISISGWIFSLRGNLNIKFLELNDGSTVANLQVVLKKENIDLEIVDKAREGASISITGLLKYTPDAKQSVELHAISFELLKNTDEDFPIQKKEISMEVLREIPHLRHRTRLIKAVMLIRSTLALEIHNFFAKNNFLYVSSPIITSNDGEGAGETFVVDDESKEHFFGKKATLGVTGQLHAEAYAIGMQKVYTFAPTFRAEKSHTKKHAAEFWMVEPEVAFYKLNDIILLADQMLKEVISKTLVVNKLEFDFLEKNYDSNLREKLNLFLNKKLSIIDYKQAIEELKKVKDTFEEKNIEFGLDLATEHEKYLAEKLFNGPVAVINYPKDFKAFYMYQNDDNKTVAAFDLLVPGIGELIGGSQRESRYDKLLNRINELSIPADDLKWYLDLRRFGDSGSAGFGLGFERLIMYVTGVDNIRDVIPFPRTPNNLKM; encoded by the coding sequence ATGACAATTAAACAAATAATTTTAAATGCAAATGACTATGATGGACAAAAAATTTCAATTAGCGGATGAATTTTTAGTTTAAGAGGAAATTTAAACATTAAATTTTTAGAATTAAATGATGGTTCCACAGTGGCTAATTTACAAGTAGTTCTTAAAAAAGAGAATATTGATTTGGAAATTGTTGATAAAGCAAGAGAAGGTGCATCTATTTCAATTACCGGATTATTAAAATACACCCCTGATGCTAAACAAAGTGTTGAATTACACGCTATTTCATTTGAACTTTTAAAAAATACTGATGAAGATTTTCCAATTCAAAAGAAAGAAATTTCAATGGAAGTTTTGAGAGAAATTCCGCATTTAAGGCATAGAACCAGATTAATTAAAGCGGTAATGCTAATTCGTTCAACTTTAGCTTTAGAAATACATAACTTTTTCGCTAAAAATAATTTTTTATATGTCTCTTCACCAATTATTACATCAAACGATGGTGAAGGTGCTGGAGAGACATTCGTTGTTGATGATGAAAGTAAAGAACATTTTTTTGGCAAAAAAGCCACTTTAGGAGTTACAGGACAATTGCATGCTGAAGCATATGCAATTGGAATGCAAAAAGTTTATACTTTTGCACCAACTTTTAGAGCTGAAAAATCACATACTAAAAAACATGCAGCTGAATTTTGAATGGTTGAGCCAGAAGTTGCATTTTATAAATTAAATGACATTATTTTACTTGCTGATCAAATGCTTAAAGAAGTTATTTCTAAAACATTAGTAGTTAACAAATTGGAATTTGACTTTTTAGAAAAAAATTATGACAGTAATTTAAGAGAAAAATTAAATTTATTTTTAAATAAAAAATTATCAATCATTGATTATAAACAAGCAATTGAAGAACTTAAAAAAGTTAAAGATACATTCGAAGAAAAAAACATTGAATTTGGTTTGGATTTAGCAACAGAACATGAAAAATATCTTGCTGAAAAATTGTTTAATGGTCCAGTTGCTGTTATTAATTATCCAAAGGATTTTAAAGCATTTTATATGTATCAAAATGATGATAATAAAACAGTGGCTGCTTTTGATTTACTAGTTCCAGGAATAGGTGAATTAATTGGTGGTTCACAAAGAGAATCGAGATATGATAAATTATTAAATCGAATTAATGAACTTTCAATTCCGGCTGATGATTTAAAATGATATTTAGATTTAAGAAGATTTGGCGATTCGGGATCGGCAGGTTTTGGACTAGGATTTGAAAGATTAATTATGTATGTTACAGGGGTTGATAATATCCGTGATGTTATTCCATTTCCTAGAACACCAAATAATTTAAAAATGTAA
- a CDS encoding glycosyltransferase family 2 protein, which translates to MKLSIIVPSYNQKNELKSLLDSCLLQKYDDYEVLITVNTPSTDEMNLLEQYKNIFENRLKVIFNTRRQSVVKNIFKMLHLATGQYFIVVYPETNLKDVFVQKFLEYEKEYTPDILEFKPKFKGFFKLEPRKRIEEKQLFNIQEDKKVVAFTFPTIFNKFYNRKKFIEIIKNKTFKDANTKYLIDIVYKTILYFQTYVYIDEVIVNEWNNDISINNPTQIIRDWKNIEIFTKENKPDFLEEIAYAKLFHLQVFVPTILGVTKKSLLKRLLRHQEQFSPLVLKYYDKLKIMRKEEFNLITSVNKYIFLNTDESKLVTNSLPPSKWNSLQGKF; encoded by the coding sequence ATGAAACTTTCTATTATTGTACCTTCTTATAATCAAAAAAACGAACTAAAATCGCTTTTAGATTCTTGTTTATTGCAAAAATATGATGATTATGAAGTTTTGATTACTGTTAATACTCCATCAACAGATGAAATGAACTTATTAGAACAATATAAAAATATTTTTGAAAACCGTTTAAAAGTTATTTTTAATACAAGAAGGCAAAGTGTAGTGAAAAATATTTTTAAGATGCTTCATTTAGCAACTGGTCAATATTTTATCGTTGTTTATCCTGAAACAAATTTAAAGGATGTGTTTGTTCAAAAATTTTTAGAATATGAAAAAGAATATACTCCTGATATTTTGGAGTTTAAACCTAAGTTTAAAGGATTTTTTAAATTAGAACCTCGAAAAAGAATAGAGGAAAAACAACTTTTTAATATTCAAGAAGATAAAAAAGTTGTAGCATTTACCTTTCCGACAATTTTCAATAAATTTTATAACCGTAAAAAATTTATTGAAATAATTAAAAATAAAACTTTTAAAGATGCTAATACCAAATATTTAATTGACATTGTTTATAAAACCATTTTATATTTTCAAACTTATGTTTATATCGATGAAGTGATTGTTAATGAATGAAATAATGACATTAGCATTAATAATCCAACTCAAATAATTAGAGATTGAAAAAACATCGAAATTTTTACAAAAGAAAATAAACCAGATTTTTTAGAAGAAATAGCATATGCTAAATTATTTCATTTACAAGTATTTGTTCCAACAATTTTAGGAGTAACTAAAAAATCGCTTTTAAAAAGATTATTAAGACATCAAGAACAATTTTCTCCACTAGTTTTAAAATACTACGATAAACTTAAAATTATGAGAAAAGAAGAATTTAATTTAATTACATCAGTTAATAAATATATATTTTTAAATACTGATGAAAGTAAATTAGTAACAAATTCTTTACCACCATCAAAATGAAACTCATTACAAGGAAAATTTTAA
- a CDS encoding RDD family protein — protein sequence MMQYFTNGYTIGKWILRLKVISLSTTKNKKSFFNNILKKELCFSINWIIFLFIFLIFIQPSLASKLIENKNLLKNKINEIETFNSLEKFLVGTVLSIANLNIIIEMILMLTCFSKTKISIIDLYSETRTVYLNKNQEVKKVDINLAPENLNWEIIIWQQEEEDNYEKWNQ from the coding sequence ATGATGCAATATTTCACAAATGGTTATACAATTGGAAAATGAATATTGCGACTTAAAGTAATTTCATTAAGTACAACTAAAAATAAAAAAAGTTTTTTTAACAATATTTTAAAAAAAGAATTGTGTTTTTCAATTAACTGAATTATTTTTCTTTTTATTTTCTTAATTTTTATTCAGCCATCATTGGCATCAAAATTAATCGAAAATAAAAATCTTTTAAAAAATAAAATTAATGAAATTGAAACATTTAATTCATTAGAAAAATTTTTAGTTGGAACAGTTTTATCAATTGCGAATTTAAATATTATTATTGAAATGATTTTAATGTTAACTTGTTTTTCTAAAACTAAAATTTCAATAATTGATTTATATTCTGAAACAAGAACTGTTTATTTAAATAAAAATCAAGAAGTTAAAAAAGTGGATATAAATTTAGCTCCCGAAAATTTAAATTGAGAAATCATAATTTGGCAGCAAGAAGAGGAAGATAATTATGAAAAATGAAATCAATAA
- a CDS encoding ATP-dependent helicase, with protein MKNEINNKILLNLNAQQKAAVVANENHLRIIAGAGSGKTGVLTKKIAYIIENGIAKAEKILAVTFTNKATNEMKERIFDLVGIKAKNTMISTFHSLCNFILRREINKLEDYSSNFDILDPSDQKNILENIYRKLNITSRDLSYSTVLDYISKWKNLEKKPEDINEQELEEEYQTIYSVYDLYCKKLEEIKALDFDDLMIFTVKIFREFPSVREKWSKKYSRILVDEFQDTSDLQFEIIKILTSNGAILTIVGDPDQTIYTWRGADPQLILNFDKYYPGAITVTLERNYRSTNIILSAANSLIEHNKQRLPKKLFTEIEGEQEIEFFHAFNIEAEARWVVTQINNLKKKKVQLKNIAIIYRSNFYSREFEEALIKENIPYQIVGGQKFFDKKVIKDVISYLKVINDGSTIGLMRIINVPSRKIGPVAVQKMIDFANQKQMNLFDALIDYFVNLKDYKNSKDFVELPLSHSIKKELVDFLNNINWARKMIKNKNSISLVLEKFLDKIKYLQSIKNPIEKNDAQVNIASFYESLKSKESKNAELNLTDYLNEVALMYEDSNENSLNSVVTLMTIHSAKGLEFQNVFLVGMVEGIFPSKKSVIQSEGLEEERRLAYVAITRAKERLFISDSGGNYFDLGTRSQTSRFVSEMGIKSEKLLNFTRLNPEGKLNYKHENANSPLIVGDIINHIVFGEGIVLEINDEVATIKFYKTNEVKNIMKNHKSIEKIN; from the coding sequence ATGAAAAATGAAATCAATAATAAAATATTATTAAATTTAAATGCTCAACAAAAAGCAGCGGTTGTTGCTAATGAAAATCATTTAAGAATAATTGCTGGTGCTGGAAGTGGTAAAACGGGAGTTTTAACTAAAAAAATTGCTTATATTATTGAAAACGGAATTGCTAAAGCTGAAAAAATTTTAGCAGTTACTTTTACTAATAAAGCTACAAACGAAATGAAAGAAAGAATTTTTGATTTAGTCGGTATTAAAGCTAAAAATACAATGATTTCCACTTTCCATTCACTTTGTAATTTTATTTTAAGAAGAGAAATTAATAAATTAGAAGATTATTCTTCCAATTTCGATATTTTAGATCCTTCTGATCAAAAAAATATTTTAGAAAATATTTATCGTAAATTAAATATAACCAGTCGAGATCTCAGTTATTCAACGGTTTTAGATTATATTTCTAAATGAAAAAATTTAGAAAAAAAACCAGAAGATATTAATGAACAAGAATTAGAGGAAGAATATCAAACTATTTATTCTGTTTATGATTTATATTGTAAAAAATTAGAAGAAATTAAAGCATTAGATTTTGATGATCTTATGATTTTTACTGTTAAAATTTTTCGGGAATTTCCTAGCGTTAGGGAAAAATGAAGCAAAAAATATTCAAGAATTCTAGTTGATGAATTTCAAGATACTTCAGATTTACAATTTGAAATAATTAAAATTTTAACTTCCAATGGTGCTATTTTAACAATTGTTGGCGATCCAGATCAAACTATTTATACTTGACGTGGAGCTGATCCTCAATTAATTTTAAATTTCGATAAATATTATCCAGGAGCAATTACTGTAACATTAGAAAGAAATTATAGATCAACTAACATTATTTTATCTGCAGCCAATTCTTTAATTGAACATAATAAACAAAGATTGCCAAAAAAATTATTTACTGAAATTGAGGGAGAGCAAGAAATCGAATTTTTTCATGCTTTTAATATTGAAGCAGAGGCACGATGAGTCGTTACTCAAATTAACAATTTAAAAAAGAAAAAGGTTCAGTTAAAAAATATTGCAATTATTTATCGTTCTAATTTTTATTCAAGAGAATTTGAAGAGGCATTAATTAAAGAAAATATTCCTTATCAAATAGTCGGTGGGCAAAAGTTTTTTGATAAAAAAGTTATTAAAGATGTCATTTCTTATTTAAAAGTTATTAATGATGGTTCAACAATTGGTTTAATGAGAATTATTAATGTGCCTTCAAGAAAAATTGGTCCAGTTGCCGTGCAAAAAATGATCGATTTTGCAAATCAAAAGCAAATGAATTTATTTGATGCTTTAATCGATTATTTTGTAAATTTAAAAGACTATAAAAATTCAAAAGATTTTGTTGAACTACCTTTAAGTCATTCTATTAAAAAAGAATTGGTTGATTTTTTAAATAATATTAATTGAGCAAGAAAGATGATTAAAAATAAAAATTCCATTTCTTTAGTTTTAGAAAAATTTTTAGATAAAATCAAATATTTACAATCAATTAAAAATCCAATTGAAAAAAACGATGCACAAGTTAATATTGCTAGCTTTTATGAGAGTTTAAAAAGTAAAGAATCGAAAAATGCTGAATTAAATTTAACTGATTATTTAAATGAAGTTGCATTGATGTATGAAGATTCTAATGAAAATTCTTTAAATTCAGTAGTTACATTAATGACAATCCATAGTGCTAAGGGATTGGAATTTCAAAATGTTTTTTTAGTAGGAATGGTTGAAGGAATTTTTCCAAGTAAAAAAAGTGTTATTCAAAGTGAGGGGCTTGAGGAAGAAAGAAGATTAGCATATGTAGCTATAACTAGGGCGAAAGAAAGATTATTTATTTCTGATTCGGGAGGAAATTACTTTGATTTAGGTACTCGTTCTCAAACTTCGAGATTTGTTTCTGAAATGGGGATAAAATCAGAGAAATTATTGAATTTTACAAGATTAAATCCTGAAGGTAAATTAAATTATAAACACGAAAATGCTAATTCTCCACTAATTGTTGGAGACATTATTAATCATATTGTTTTTGGTGAAGGGATTGTTTTAGAAATAAATGATGAAGTTGCCACAATTAAGTTTTATAAAACAAATGAAGTTAAAAATATAATGAAAAATCATAAATCAATTGAAAAGATAAATTAA
- a CDS encoding MHO_4530 family protein, producing MQLENDGIILLTILIMIFILLTTLCFIYYLFIIKKLKKNNSIIVPMLYDQELNRIRMMDSKYYDSALIIFKNKPNIYSGNWIQINQFLEIISKKDRKKLSNNFKNWDHSNLEISIIEKHNQKSVEKKYNFIFTGEEEKTLVIYKNNYIPNNIKVFHNLANKIKIKSLSNMKVTKNFLMFYAFSLKEHFNSEKGIRKLMEILFTQNLSLLLLIKEIYYEKDKLIFVFNNKDKKTLIFYKKWLLNKFKKFKNNFFFNEQAIIISEKDNDKNFISKINKIINFSLWKSKQTKTVFDISTPFFVDYANELEIYNSNKDKYRNLINNEQVPYIFSLIKKNNQKIGQIITANIDEQIFLYLTSEEKNKIIEKLFWQYSENSTKTDFLFLDDSSVLKNFEKLNTQLSNLIVMTNDYLKFTEECLSISETSERKLERWGFSLKTINENLFSAIRNMTPNFLIISKELTDNLNKDKILLSLESLYEISKANNITLIYETDMKKDQKVLEKIGCKYHFLIK from the coding sequence ATGCAACTAGAAAATGATGGAATAATTTTACTAACCATTTTAATTATGATATTCATTTTGCTAACAACTTTATGTTTTATTTATTATTTATTTATTATCAAAAAACTTAAAAAAAATAATTCAATTATTGTTCCCATGCTTTATGATCAAGAGTTAAATCGAATTAGAATGATGGATTCTAAATATTATGATAGTGCCCTAATTATTTTTAAAAATAAACCAAATATTTATTCAGGAAACTGAATACAAATAAATCAATTTTTAGAAATAATTTCTAAAAAAGATCGTAAAAAATTATCTAATAATTTTAAAAATTGAGATCATAGTAATCTTGAAATATCAATAATTGAAAAACATAATCAAAAATCAGTTGAAAAGAAATACAATTTCATTTTTACTGGCGAAGAAGAAAAAACATTAGTTATTTATAAAAATAATTATATTCCTAACAATATTAAAGTTTTTCATAATTTAGCAAATAAAATCAAAATTAAAAGTTTGTCAAATATGAAAGTTACTAAAAATTTTTTAATGTTTTATGCATTTTCGCTCAAAGAACATTTTAATAGTGAAAAAGGAATAAGGAAATTAATGGAAATTTTATTTACTCAAAATTTATCTCTTTTACTATTAATTAAAGAAATTTATTATGAAAAAGACAAGTTAATTTTTGTGTTTAATAATAAAGATAAAAAAACATTAATTTTTTACAAAAAATGATTATTAAATAAATTTAAAAAATTTAAAAATAACTTCTTTTTTAATGAACAGGCGATAATCATTTCTGAAAAAGATAATGATAAAAATTTTATTAGTAAAATTAATAAAATAATTAATTTTTCATTATGAAAATCAAAACAAACTAAAACAGTTTTCGATATTTCAACTCCCTTTTTTGTTGATTATGCCAATGAATTGGAAATTTATAATTCAAATAAAGATAAATATCGAAACTTAATTAATAATGAGCAAGTTCCTTATATTTTTTCATTAATTAAAAAAAATAACCAGAAAATTGGTCAAATTATTACTGCTAATATTGATGAACAAATATTTTTATATTTGACTAGTGAAGAGAAAAATAAAATAATTGAAAAATTATTTTGACAATATAGTGAAAATAGCACAAAAACAGATTTTTTATTTTTAGATGATTCATCTGTTTTAAAAAACTTTGAAAAATTAAACACTCAATTATCAAATTTAATTGTTATGACTAATGATTATTTAAAATTCACTGAAGAATGTTTAAGCATTAGTGAAACTAGTGAAAGAAAATTAGAACGTTGAGGGTTTTCTTTAAAAACAATTAACGAAAATTTATTTTCAGCAATAAGAAATATGACACCTAATTTTTTAATCATTAGTAAAGAACTTACAGATAATCTAAATAAAGATAAAATTTTATTATCATTAGAATCTTTGTATGAAATATCAAAAGCAAACAATATAACATTAATTTATGAAACTGATATGAAAAAAGATCAAAAAGTATTAGAAAAAATTGGCTGTAAATATCATTTTCTTATTAAATAA
- a CDS encoding DegV family protein, with amino-acid sequence MKKIGILLDSFGGISEKEIKANGFEMIPLQFSIDGKDYIDNGSELSNKEISELVKTSEETKTSLPSLATIEERLEQMSKEYENVIVLLTSSALSSTFQTVMVESKKYGDKFKLVDNHFFADQALEISKFLVKKAAEGKTIDELIKFVKQVNEKSLNYLIVKDLTSLIRGGRLTGMKKILLNSFKLIPLLKVSQEGISFGGLKRTLKGSYEKVIEKLIEFIGGLSYLENYEFKFSYAGDLEMFNEAQKALNEYKAKIEKDQISSATVLIHTGFKCASIGIWPKLSKLKF; translated from the coding sequence ATGAAAAAAATAGGAATTTTATTAGATTCGTTCGGTGGTATTTCCGAAAAAGAGATTAAAGCAAATGGTTTTGAAATGATTCCTTTGCAATTTTCAATTGACGGAAAAGACTATATAGACAACGGCTCAGAATTGTCGAATAAAGAAATTTCTGAATTGGTTAAAACTAGTGAAGAAACAAAAACTTCTTTACCATCTCTCGCAACAATTGAAGAACGTTTAGAACAAATGTCAAAAGAGTACGAAAATGTAATAGTTTTATTAACATCTTCCGCCCTTTCTTCAACTTTTCAAACAGTAATGGTTGAATCTAAAAAATATGGCGATAAATTTAAATTAGTTGATAATCATTTTTTCGCCGACCAAGCTTTAGAAATTAGTAAATTTTTAGTAAAAAAAGCTGCAGAAGGTAAAACTATTGATGAACTTATAAAATTTGTAAAACAAGTTAATGAAAAAAGTTTGAATTATTTAATTGTTAAAGATTTAACTTCTTTAATAAGAGGAGGAAGATTAACTGGAATGAAAAAAATTCTTTTAAATTCTTTTAAATTAATTCCATTATTAAAAGTAAGTCAAGAAGGAATAAGTTTTGGAGGATTAAAAAGAACATTAAAAGGATCATACGAAAAAGTTATTGAGAAATTAATTGAATTCATTGGCGGATTATCTTATTTAGAAAATTATGAATTTAAATTTTCATATGCTGGTGATTTAGAAATGTTTAATGAAGCTCAAAAAGCATTAAACGAATATAAAGCAAAAATAGAAAAAGATCAAATTTCTTCCGCTACAGTTTTAATTCATACAGGATTTAAATGTGCTTCTATTGGTATTTGACCAAAATTAAGTAAATTAAAGTTTTAA
- a CDS encoding thioredoxin family protein, translating into MLKDVTKATLADEIKKGKGLQLLNFHATWCGVCKMLSPVLKEVSEKLNLDVYKVDVDHDEEFAKEMGVSGTPTTFVYKDGKLATKFVGYRALEQIKELLETLPEVSEGSSCSKSESSCSSKPSCSKEEKACSKAESTCASKSSCSKEEKVCPKTGLSCSKSESSCSKNEKVCSKSESTCASKSSCSKEEKVCPKTGLSYSKSESSCSSKPSCSKEEKTCSK; encoded by the coding sequence ATGTTAAAAGATGTTACAAAAGCAACATTAGCTGATGAAATTAAAAAAGGGAAGGGTTTACAATTATTAAATTTCCACGCGACTTGATGTGGTGTATGTAAAATGCTTTCACCTGTATTAAAAGAAGTATCAGAAAAATTAAATTTAGATGTTTATAAAGTAGATGTCGATCATGATGAAGAATTCGCAAAAGAAATGGGCGTTAGTGGAACTCCAACTACATTCGTATATAAAGATGGAAAATTAGCAACAAAATTTGTTGGATATAGAGCATTAGAACAAATTAAAGAACTATTAGAAACATTACCTGAAGTTTCGGAAGGATCAAGTTGTTCTAAATCTGAATCTTCTTGTTCATCTAAACCTTCTTGTTCAAAAGAAGAAAAAGCATGTTCTAAAGCAGAATCAACATGCGCTTCAAAATCAAGTTGTTCAAAAGAAGAAAAAGTTTGTCCTAAAACAGGTTTAAGTTGTTCTAAATCAGAATCATCTTGTTCAAAAAATGAAAAAGTATGTTCAAAATCTGAATCAACATGCGCTTCAAAATCAAGTTGTTCAAAAGAAGAAAAAGTTTGTCCTAAAACAGGTTTAAGTTATTCTAAATCAGAATCATCTTGTTCATCTAAACCTTCTTGTTCAAAAGAAGAAAAAACATGTTCTAAATAA